The following are encoded together in the Ranitomeya imitator isolate aRanImi1 chromosome 4, aRanImi1.pri, whole genome shotgun sequence genome:
- the LOC138675278 gene encoding translocator protein-like encodes MPSWAPAIGLTVLPHVGGLLGGLITRKEVKTWYTTLAKPSWRPPNWMFAPVWTTLYTSMGYGSYLIYKELGGFTEDAVVPLGLYGGQLALNWAWTPIFFGAHKIGWGFFEIVLLTGTVVLTTASWYPISKTAAYLMFPYIAWLSLASTLNYVIWRDNKDKSE; translated from the exons ATGCCTTCCTGGGCTCCTGCCATCGGTCTCACCGTTTTGCCCCATGTGGGTGGACTACTTGGAGGACTCATTACCCGTAAAGAGGTCAAAACCTGGTATACGACGCTGGCGAAACCATCGTGGCGGCCTCCTAATTGGATGTTTGCACCAGTGTGGACAACCCTGTATACGTCTATGGG ttatggtTCCTATCTGATCTATAAAGAGTTGGGTGGATTCACTGAAGACGCTGTGGTTCCTTTAGGACTGTATGGGGGACAGCTGGCTCTTAACTGGGCCTGGACCCCAATATTCTTTGGAGCCCACAAAATTGGTTGG gggTTTTTTGAAATCGTCCTCCTCACTGGTACAGTCGTACTTACAACCGCGTCTTGGTATCCGATCAGTAAGACGGCGGCCTACCTCATGTTCCCTTACATTGCCTGGTTGTCGTTGGCCTCTACTCTGAACTACGTCATTTGGCGGGACAACAAGGACAAGTCTGAGTGA